TCACCTGGGGCACATGCGACTGCACGAATAGGGCGCTCTTCTGCGGGTCAATCCCCGCCGCCAACCAGTCCAGCGCCATCTCGCGAATGTTTTGCTGGATTACGGCAACGCCTTCTTTGCCCTGGAGGGTAGTCAGGGCGTGAACATCAACGATGCAGTAGATGCAGGCGTACTCTTTCTGGAGTTCGACGTAGTTCTGAATAGCACCTAGATAGTTGCCAATATGCTGCCGGCCCGTGGGCCGGGCACCGGAGAAAACGCGTTTCCTCATCTAATAGGCTTGCCCCTTTGTGGCCTTCATTATAGCACGTTTGCGCCTTTGCGTATAACTGCAGGGCCTCTCTCTCCCTCTGTCGGAGAGGGTATAAGGTGAGGGTGATAGTCAGAACTAATGTGAAAGGGTAGGTTTGAGCACCGGCTCCAACCGCGCGTGCAGCAGGTGCCCCAGTCGAGGTTGTGCTGGCAGCATCAGTGGGTTTCGTCCGCCCCAGGCGGACTGCACCCGCCCCACGACTCTTCTAGTTATTAGTCACTGGTGAAATAGTCGGAGTCAATCCGCTTGAGTTCGTAAGCAGCTACTCTCGTGACTCCGATATCGTGATCAATCATCAATTCAGCAAGCTGGGTTCCATTGAGCAGTACGATCTTGTTTTCAATAGTCTTAACATAGTCCTCTGCTTCCTTTGTAAAGTCAGAACTCGTGATTAGGATACCTTTTCTCGCCCGTACCCCCTGTAACGCGCCAGCAAATTTCTGTACTTCGGGTCTACTGACATTGTTTTCCCAACGTTTTGCCTGAATGTAAACCGCGTCGAGCCCAAGCTTGTCTTCTTTGATGATTCCATCTATACCACCATCACCACTCTTGCCGATGGACCTGCCTGCGTCGTGACGAGATCCGCCATACCCCATTCTTAGTAGAAGGTCAACCACGAGCTTCTCAAAGAAATCGGAGGGACACTCCTTGATCCGTCTCAAGATTTCATCTGCTAGCTGCCGGCGGATTTCCTGGTACCCATATTCAAGATACTCCTCTGGAGTCTTGTCATCGCCAAGACCTTTCTCTGACCCTGCCGATCCAGGTGGAGACTTCTTAGGTCTTATGAAAGTTACAAAGTCAGGAAATCGCATTAGGAACCGATTATCTACGGATTGTGGATTCTGCTTTAGCACTTCAGTTCCTCGCTGCGTAATCTTATAGAGTCCTCTTCTTCGAGATTCGATCAGGCCTGCCTTCTTAAGGTAGACTTTGGCCCACCCGATTCTGTTGGCAAACACAGTCTGTTGTCCGCTTGCTAGAAGTCTTTTGCGCTCCTCTGTGGTCAGGCCGAATTCGTCAGCGAGCGCCTTCACCGTTTGCTCATTGCCTCGCTCTCGTTGGTCGCTAAGGTGTTTCAGGAGTGGGAGCATGATACTTTGATAATCAGGAATTGCCATTTTCCTATCCCTCCTGTGTGTTCTGCGTTCTTATTCTAGCATTAGATCTGGTCTGTGATAAGTAGTTCAAATGACTGTATCTGCAGATGTCAGAAGTAGTTGGATCAAGAGCGAAATGCAACCCACCTTCGCTTTTATGCTAGAATTTGTGTGGGTTTTGCGCCATGTCAAAGACCAGGTTTTTGTTCATTCTAGCAGCTTCAGCGTTCTTAGCCATGTTGCTACAGGCGGCATCTGGTCTTGTTCTGTGGCTCATGCCACACCGCGGGGGTAGAGGTGGTGGAGGTGGTGACACAGGATCAACCTTTATCTGGGGTCGGCAGACCTGGATTGATATACACGAGTGGACTGCGGTAGTACTCCTGATCTTGATTGCCATCCATATCTACATGCATTGGGGATGGCTTCTAAGACAGGCAAAAGCACTATTCAAGACTAAATGAGGTAACTGAAATGTTACCACCACCCCACCGCCTACTTACGGCCAGCCGGAAACAGATGGCCTAGTTGGTTCTATATCTGGCGTCCGGCGTTATATCCGGCGCTGATCGCTGCCATAAGCGTGCCTTGCCCCTCAGCAGCAACACCGCTGGCATCGCCAATTATATGCGTTTCACTGCCTGCCTTCTCAGCTACCTCGCCCAGATAGACGTTTGGACGTCTGTCGCTGGCCAGGACGATCGTCTCGACCGGCGGTAGTTTCTCCCTTGTTCCCCTTCTTACGATCCAGATCTCATCATCAGGCAGAATCTCGACCTTCTCAACGTTGTCATACATTTTCACACCCTTGTCCGTCAACCTTTGCAAAAGAAAGAAGCTGTCGTTGTAAGCCATTTTGGGAGCAAACTGTGGCCCCTTTTCTACCACGTACACCGTCTTACCCATTTCTGTTAGGTAGTCCGCCACTTGCACGCCCATCTGGTCGCCACCGACAACCAGAACTGAATCTCCCGCTAAGCGCTCTTCACCTATGAGTTCGTCCACCATCACCATTTCGATGTCCTTTATGTTCTCCAAGCCATTAAGAAACCCCAACGGCACCTCGGGCAAGCTCCCGGTAGCCAATATGACCACATCTGGCTTGATTTGTTTCAACAGGCTCCCATCCACTGCTGTATTCAGCCGTACCTCAACCCCCAGCTTGTGGAGTTGCCTCTCGTACCAGGGGATGATACCACCGATTTCCTGCCTTTTCGGCATCTTGGCAGCCAGCTTCAGTTGACCGCCTATCCAGCCTCTGCTCTCACATACCGTGACCTTATGTCCGTAGAAAGCTGCCATTCTGGCTGCTTCCAGCCCGGCACAGCCCGCTCCGACGACCAGGACTTTCTTCGATGCCGATTTCTTTGAACCAGCTACGTCCTTGAGGGAATGCTCTCTTCCCACTCTGGGATTTACGGTACAGCTTCCCACTCCTGTTACCATGATTTGCCAGATACATCCCAGACATTCCCCTATGCAGGGCCGAATATCAGCCAGTTCTCCCATTCTGGCCTTTTCCACTAGATCAGGATCAGCTAGCATGGCCCTGGCCATAACTGCCAGGTCCGCCTTCCCCTCCGCAATCATTCTGTCAGCCACTATGGGGCTCACAATTCTCCCCACAACAGCCACAGGGATGGAGACCTGCTTCTTGACTTCGCTGCTGAAGCCAGCGTTGAAGCCCTGCTCCTGGTACATCGATGCGATCATGTACTGGCTGCTATGGATCGAAGTGCCGGCCACTGTTACGCTTATGTAGTTGACGCTTTCGCGCTCCAGGATAGGGGCCAATCGACACAGGTCGGCGATGTGCCATCCTTGCTCTC
The sequence above is a segment of the Chloroflexota bacterium genome. Coding sequences within it:
- a CDS encoding FAD-dependent oxidoreductase, which gives rise to MQGLKHLFQPLKIGSMEVQNRIVMSPMCPGFGVDENGCVTEELIEFTAERARSRPGMITTGVIPVSFMGGTDAMEMPRIYDPKALPSLEQWVKAVHQYEGVKFGAQLNHCGPSHSYFKPMDAVAASAVPGLAELLVKVPVREATRDELKECVQDFAAAAERSLSVGFDYIEIHAAHGYLINTFLCPYYNHRTDEYGGSFENRIRFLLEVIRGIRSRIGYGVPLGVRINGDDFIGEQGWHIADLCRLAPILERESVNYISVTVAGTSIHSSQYMIASMYQEQGFNAGFSSEVKKQVSIPVAVVGRIVSPIVADRMIAEGKADLAVMARAMLADPDLVEKARMGELADIRPCIGECLGCIWQIMVTGVGSCTVNPRVGREHSLKDVAGSKKSASKKVLVVGAGCAGLEAARMAAFYGHKVTVCESRGWIGGQLKLAAKMPKRQEIGGIIPWYERQLHKLGVEVRLNTAVDGSLLKQIKPDVVILATGSLPEVPLGFLNGLENIKDIEMVMVDELIGEERLAGDSVLVVGGDQMGVQVADYLTEMGKTVYVVEKGPQFAPKMAYNDSFFLLQRLTDKGVKMYDNVEKVEILPDDEIWIVRRGTREKLPPVETIVLASDRRPNVYLGEVAEKAGSETHIIGDASGVAAEGQGTLMAAISAGYNAGRQI
- a CDS encoding DUF4405 domain-containing protein, which produces MSKTRFLFILAASAFLAMLLQAASGLVLWLMPHRGGRGGGGGDTGSTFIWGRQTWIDIHEWTAVVLLILIAIHIYMHWGWLLRQAKALFKTK
- a CDS encoding restriction endonuclease, which translates into the protein MAIPDYQSIMLPLLKHLSDQRERGNEQTVKALADEFGLTTEERKRLLASGQQTVFANRIGWAKVYLKKAGLIESRRRGLYKITQRGTEVLKQNPQSVDNRFLMRFPDFVTFIRPKKSPPGSAGSEKGLGDDKTPEEYLEYGYQEIRRQLADEILRRIKECPSDFFEKLVVDLLLRMGYGGSRHDAGRSIGKSGDGGIDGIIKEDKLGLDAVYIQAKRWENNVSRPEVQKFAGALQGVRARKGILITSSDFTKEAEDYVKTIENKIVLLNGTQLAELMIDHDIGVTRVAAYELKRIDSDYFTSD